Proteins from one Cryptomeria japonica chromosome 4, Sugi_1.0, whole genome shotgun sequence genomic window:
- the LOC131874843 gene encoding uncharacterized protein LOC131874843 codes for MCSVGTTGVIDDSWGESDISIIRGGFGAARYAGCCCCLLLGLGNGWAGIGVCFGGLGFVAVTVGGGIRACGCGCGSCKNPGDWFCHC; via the exons atgtgctcagtaggaacaacaggtgtAATAGATGATTCATGGGGAGAATCTGATATTTCAATAATCAGAGGCggttttggagcag cAAGATATGCAGGCTGCTGTTGttgcttattattgggattgggcaacGGCTGGGCAGGCATAGGTGTTTGTTTTGGAGGTCTaggatttgtggcagttactgtaggaggcggcataagggcttgtggttgtGGCTGTGGAAGCTGCAAGAATCCAGGGGACTGGTTTTGCCATTGCTGA